Proteins encoded in a region of the Armatimonadota bacterium genome:
- a CDS encoding ECF-family RNA polymerase sigma factor, translating to MGRNLLPLSCVLSFEGIWVGAMFEIDNQLVERARAGDVDAFGELYQRTHRRIYQYIRQMVPIPEDAEDLMQEVYLRAWSGLKGLQANEAFWVWLHRIARNAVLDSRKRKQLNSVSLESAFTDDEDSETEPVEVADWSGNPEQLVLSEATQEAVRQAVRSLPESHREVVTMYYLEDMEIAEVAQILGLPKNTVLSRLARAREALRRKLGYLVDGK from the coding sequence ATGGGAAGGAATCTGCTGCCCCTTTCGTGCGTCTTATCCTTTGAAGGGATATGGGTGGGTGCCATGTTCGAGATAGACAATCAACTGGTAGAGCGTGCCAGAGCGGGTGATGTGGACGCCTTTGGCGAGTTGTATCAGCGCACCCATCGGCGCATTTACCAGTATATCCGTCAGATGGTGCCCATCCCTGAGGACGCCGAGGACCTGATGCAGGAGGTGTACCTGCGCGCATGGAGCGGACTCAAAGGTCTGCAAGCCAATGAAGCCTTCTGGGTGTGGTTACATCGCATCGCCCGCAACGCGGTGCTGGATTCGAGGAAACGAAAGCAGCTGAACAGCGTATCTCTAGAGAGCGCGTTTACCGATGATGAAGATAGCGAGACAGAGCCTGTAGAGGTCGCAGATTGGTCGGGCAATCCCGAGCAGCTCGTGCTCTCCGAAGCAACGCAGGAGGCGGTGCGGCAGGCGGTACGTTCTCTGCCCGAGAGCCACCGCGAGGTCGTGACCATGTACTATCTGGAAGACATGGAGATTGCTGAAGTCGCACAGATACTGGGCTTGCCGAAAAACACGGTGCTGTCGCGTCTAGCGCGGGCGCGCGAGGCGCTGCGGCGCAAGCTGGGTTATCTGGTGGACGGGAAATGA
- a CDS encoding sorbitol 6-phosphate dehydrogenase, which produces MKRLEGKTAIVTGAAQGLGEAIAIRLAKEGCTGITLADLQTGKAQTVAQGIEAGSPWCKTLVMKCDVTSEADVVEMVQRHVQAFGRLDIMVANAGILIAHDITEFPADQWKKVVDVNLYGYFLCAREAAKVMVQQKSGVIIQINSKSGKKGSFRNSAYAASKFGGIGLTQSIALDLAPYGVRVNAICPGNLLDSPLWRDSLYEQYARKWGLTVEQVRRKYEDQVPLGRGCTYDDVTNLLVFLASDEASYITGEAYSVTGGQL; this is translated from the coding sequence ATGAAGCGTCTGGAAGGCAAAACGGCGATTGTGACCGGCGCGGCGCAGGGGCTAGGCGAAGCCATCGCCATCCGTCTGGCGAAGGAAGGATGCACGGGCATCACACTGGCAGACCTGCAAACCGGGAAGGCTCAGACGGTAGCGCAGGGCATCGAGGCGGGGTCGCCCTGGTGCAAGACGCTGGTGATGAAGTGCGACGTCACCAGTGAGGCAGATGTGGTGGAGATGGTGCAGCGTCACGTACAGGCGTTTGGCAGGCTGGACATCATGGTCGCCAATGCAGGCATCCTCATCGCGCACGACATCACCGAATTTCCCGCCGACCAGTGGAAAAAGGTGGTGGATGTGAACCTGTACGGCTACTTTCTGTGCGCCCGCGAGGCGGCGAAGGTGATGGTTCAGCAGAAGAGCGGTGTCATCATCCAGATTAACTCCAAGTCGGGCAAGAAAGGCTCCTTCCGCAACAGCGCGTACGCAGCGAGCAAGTTCGGCGGCATCGGCTTGACGCAGAGCATTGCGCTCGACCTCGCGCCATACGGCGTGCGCGTGAACGCCATCTGCCCAGGCAACCTGCTGGACTCGCCTCTGTGGCGTGACAGCCTGTATGAGCAGTACGCCCGCAAGTGGGGGCTGACGGTGGAGCAGGTACGGCGCAAATACGAAGATCAGGTGCCTCTCGGGCGTGGCTGCACCTACGATGACGTGACCAACCTGCTGGTGTTCCTCGCTTCGGATGAGGCAAGCTACATTACGGGCGAAGCGTACAGCGTGACGGGTGGACAGCTGTAG